The genomic interval GGCGCAGCACGCCGAGCGCTCGCTCCAGTTGCGTGCGCCCGCGTACGCGCGCAGTCGGTTGTTCTGCCGGGTGGTGCTCGCCTCCGCGCGGCTGGGGCTCGGTGAGCTGGACCAGGCCTGCTCGCTGGCCGCGGAGGCCGCCGGGCAGGCCGCGGAGATGCGGTCGGTGCGGGCGGTGGAGTACGTGCGGGACTTCGAGCGGCGGTTGGAGCCGTATAAAGATGCGGCGCCGGTGAGGAGTTATCGGGACAAGGTGGCTGCGCTGGGGTAGGGGGCCGCCGTGACTCCGCACCCTTGTGTACGGAGTGCTGGTGCGTTGTGGCTTGTCGCGCAGTTCCCCGCGCCCCTACGGGGCGCGGGTGACCCTACGCTGCCTGAGCCGTAGGAGTCGGATCCGCTCGGTGCATCGAGCCTGCTGCTCCCAGGTCCTTCAGGATTGCTGTTGTTGCCCGGCGGGCCGAATGCAGTGCTCCCTGGACCGTGCTCGTGTCGCGGTGGTCGCCGCAGACGTACAGGCCGGCCAGGAGGCGTACCGGGCGGCGCAGGTCGTGGGGGGCGGGCATGGCCGGGACCGCCTCCCGGGTGTGGTGGACCGCGAGGGTCTCCCAGCGGTGCGTCGGCGTGCCGTACAGACGGGCCAGGTGGGTGCGTACGGCCGTTTCCAGATCCGTGGGAGGGGGACCGAGGACCGTCGAGGAGATCAGGGCCCGGCCCGAAGGGGCCCGGCTCGGGTCGACCTCGCTGATCACCGCCGTGTGGGCCACCGGGCCGCCCCGGTCGGCGTCGAGCAGCAGCGCGGAACCCGTGCGGGGCGGGTCGTCCGTCGTGTGGTGGACGACCGTCACCGGGTGGAAGTCCGGTACCCGCAGGCCCGGCAGCAGCTGAGCCGCGGCCCGCGCGTCCGTCGCCAGCAGTACGGCCCGGCACCGGAGCTCGCCGTGCTCGGCGGTGGTCACCGACGTGGTCGCGACGGACGTGACCCGCACCCCCGTGTGCACGGTCCCCGCCGGCAGCGTGCGCGCGAGCAGCTCCGGAAGCGCCTCCGCGCCTCCCTCCGGGACACACAGCCGTCCGCCCGCGAAGGCCCGCAGCGCGAGGTCGGCGCACCGGCTGGACGTCGTCAGCGCGGGGTCGCAGAGCAGCGCGGCGAGCAGCGGACGCAGGAACCCGTCGATCGTGCGCGCGGGCAGCCCCCGGGCCGCGAGCGCGTGCCCCGCGGGCAGTTCGGGACGGGCGAGGAGGCGTTCGACGGGCACGTGGGCGAGCCGGGTGAGCGCGGCACCGAGCCGGGCCTGATCGACGGCACCGCCGAGCGGTGCGGCCCCGCGGGCGACCCGGGACACGGTTGTCTGACCGGCACCGGGCAGCACCCGGAACGCGGCCCTCCGGGACGCCGCCATCAGCCCTGGCCCCGGCACCCCCCGAGGGGCGCTCGCCAGGGCGCGCACCGCGCGCAGTGCGCCCCTTGCGCTCCGGGCGCCCGCCGGAGCCTCCACCCGGTGATGGCGCCCGTCGCCGTGCAGCAGGACCCCCGGCGCGAACGGGCGCAGTACGAGCCCGTCGAGCCCCGGTGTCAGCCGTAGTTCGGGATACGCCGTGGACAGCAGCTGTCCGATCCGGTCGAGCCGGAAGCCGTCGATCTTCTCGGTCGACATGCGGCCGCCCACACAGGGGGCGGCCTCCAACACCGCGACGGTCACTCC from Streptomyces sp. CC0208 carries:
- a CDS encoding NAD(P)/FAD-dependent oxidoreductase — encoded protein: MLEPAYQADVVIVGAGVAGLSAAHRLTSQGVTVAVLEAAPCVGGRMSTEKIDGFRLDRIGQLLSTAYPELRLTPGLDGLVLRPFAPGVLLHGDGRHHRVEAPAGARSARGALRAVRALASAPRGVPGPGLMAASRRAAFRVLPGAGQTTVSRVARGAAPLGGAVDQARLGAALTRLAHVPVERLLARPELPAGHALAARGLPARTIDGFLRPLLAALLCDPALTTSSRCADLALRAFAGGRLCVPEGGAEALPELLARTLPAGTVHTGVRVTSVATTSVTTAEHGELRCRAVLLATDARAAAQLLPGLRVPDFHPVTVVHHTTDDPPRTGSALLLDADRGGPVAHTAVISEVDPSRAPSGRALISSTVLGPPPTDLETAVRTHLARLYGTPTHRWETLAVHHTREAVPAMPAPHDLRRPVRLLAGLYVCGDHRDTSTVQGALHSARRATTAILKDLGAAGSMHRADPTPTAQAA